One ANME-2 cluster archaeon genomic region harbors:
- a CDS encoding ATP-binding protein has translation MANLLKYNLHWREDFTYGHRIKRDLFNELVKHLDIRQTIGIIGLRRTGKTVLLKQIIDHLISQEVERDQILYFSFDEENVSMEEVINEFLSRTGKDISGTGRLYIFFDEIQKLDGWQNQLKYYYDTYHRIKFFVSGSSSLFLKKKTEESLAGRIFLYYLPVLGFTEFLRLKGDEDLIKRPGMFEDAIKKQVPLYMKRQLPELVKADEPFIQMYLESIINKMVYEDLPRVFPVENEDVLKQILIITASNPGMITDYEGLANDLGITRKTLVKYISYLKRGFMLQKCYNFSSNRLTSEKKMKRLYLTSATLLLHLWEHPDMGRVVENLVVTNSGARFFWRKGTSEVDCVLAKGDEVVPLVSRYKNNIRKKDIKGLLKFMETFSAEKGLVVTKDREGEELVDGKWIVFVPLWKWLLEGRISS, from the coding sequence ATGGCTAACCTATTAAAGTACAATCTTCACTGGAGAGAGGATTTCACATACGGGCACAGGATAAAAAGGGATTTGTTCAATGAGCTTGTCAAGCATTTAGATATAAGGCAGACTATAGGTATTATTGGCCTTAGAAGGACCGGTAAGACAGTATTGCTAAAACAAATCATTGACCACCTGATCAGCCAGGAAGTGGAAAGGGACCAGATCCTCTACTTTTCCTTTGACGAGGAAAACGTGTCAATGGAGGAAGTTATTAACGAATTCCTGTCAAGAACTGGTAAAGACATTTCCGGCACTGGCAGACTTTACATATTCTTTGATGAGATACAGAAACTTGATGGCTGGCAGAACCAGTTGAAATACTATTACGATACCTACCACAGAATAAAGTTCTTTGTTTCTGGCTCATCTTCATTGTTCTTGAAGAAAAAGACAGAAGAATCGCTTGCGGGCAGGATTTTTCTATACTACCTGCCTGTGCTGGGCTTTACCGAGTTTCTCAGGTTGAAGGGCGACGAGGACCTTATCAAAAGACCAGGGATGTTTGAAGATGCCATAAAAAAACAGGTGCCTTTGTATATGAAACGGCAGCTACCGGAATTGGTGAAGGCTGATGAACCATTCATTCAGATGTATCTTGAGTCTATCATCAATAAGATGGTTTATGAAGACCTGCCAAGAGTGTTTCCTGTTGAAAACGAGGATGTCCTTAAGCAGATACTTATCATCACAGCTTCTAATCCGGGCATGATCACAGATTACGAGGGTCTTGCCAACGATCTGGGCATAACAAGAAAGACGCTGGTAAAGTACATCTCCTATCTAAAAAGGGGTTTTATGCTGCAGAAATGCTATAATTTTTCTAGCAACCGCCTTACCAGTGAGAAAAAAATGAAACGGCTCTATCTTACCAGTGCCACATTGCTGCTACACCTGTGGGAACATCCTGACATGGGCAGGGTAGTAGAGAACCTGGTGGTAACCAATTCAGGGGCACGGTTTTTCTGGAGGAAGGGGACATCTGAAGTGGATTGTGTGCTGGCCAAGGGTGATGAGGTTGTACCCCTGGTGTCCAGGTATAAGAACAATATCAGGAAGAAGGATATTAAGGGATTGCTAAAGTTCATGGAAACTTTTTCGGCAGAGAAGGGGCTTGTTGTGACAAAGGACCGGGAGGGTGAGGAACTGGTGGATGGCAAGTGGATTGTATTTGTGCCGCTTTGGAAATGGCTTCTGGAGGGGAGAATATCGAGTTAA
- a CDS encoding branched-chain amino acid ABC transporter permease, which produces MLQLIVNGIVLGSIIALAAIGLTMVYGVLNFANFSHADFMTFGAYIAFVLNVALGLNIILSFFIAVAIAGAMGVLLDFLVWKPMRRKNADLVSLIIVSIGLSLIVRNAIIFTWGGSTRNFDLPVQKGIEMLGITITHNQLTGLGTAILFIALVHFFLKHTKMGKAMRAISDDINLARISGIDSDKVIMWMWFIGIGLAGVAGILYGLETTIRPNMGWFLILPMFAAVILGGIGNPYGAMVGGMVIGLSQELSMLILPSEYKMGVSLGIMILVLLFKPEGLFGGTKT; this is translated from the coding sequence ATGCTGCAACTAATCGTCAACGGAATTGTCCTCGGAAGCATCATCGCCCTGGCAGCCATCGGCCTGACAATGGTATACGGTGTCCTGAATTTTGCCAACTTCTCCCATGCCGATTTCATGACATTCGGTGCATACATTGCCTTTGTGCTGAATGTAGCTCTCGGCCTGAATATAATATTATCATTCTTCATTGCCGTTGCAATAGCAGGTGCAATGGGTGTGCTCCTGGACTTTTTGGTCTGGAAACCCATGCGAAGGAAAAATGCTGACCTTGTAAGCCTCATAATCGTATCTATCGGCCTATCCCTGATCGTCAGGAATGCCATAATCTTTACATGGGGCGGCAGTACCAGAAACTTTGACCTGCCAGTGCAAAAAGGCATTGAGATGCTTGGAATTACAATAACCCACAACCAGCTCACAGGACTGGGTACAGCCATACTATTCATTGCGCTGGTCCACTTTTTCCTGAAACATACAAAAATGGGCAAGGCCATGCGTGCCATCTCAGATGATATCAACCTTGCCCGTATCTCAGGCATTGATTCAGATAAAGTAATTATGTGGATGTGGTTTATTGGAATAGGCCTGGCAGGTGTGGCCGGTATCCTGTACGGACTGGAAACCACTATCAGGCCCAATATGGGCTGGTTCCTTATCCTTCCCATGTTCGCTGCCGTTATCCTGGGTGGTATTGGTAACCCCTACGGAGCCATGGTAGGTGGCATGGTGATCGGTCTGTCCCAGGAATTGAGTATGCTCATCCTGCCGTCAGAATACAAAATGGGAGTAAGCCTTGGCATAATGATATTAGTACTGCTGTTTAAACCAGAAGGACTATTCGGGGGAACAAAAACATGA
- a CDS encoding branched-chain amino acid ABC transporter permease → MIDYLVAISIIVGIYAIFAIGLNLEWGFTGLINFGHVGFLAIGAYTTVLMNQSGAPLWLSMASGVVLAGFFGLLVGIPTLRLREDYLAIVTIGFSEIVRLFLLNEEWLTRGPMGLFGFDRPFEAMIPFDYNYFLFILVFGSLAVIYLLIEKLVHSPWGRVLKSIREDEDVASALGKDVFRYKIQALMIGSAIAGLAGAFLAFNMQYINPRNFIPMETFYAWIIVVLGGSARNKGTIIGAILVQSFYTGTRYLQDYVPLASHQMAALRVMVIGLLLVLLMMYKPQGLLGKKEELTLGQ, encoded by the coding sequence ATGATAGACTACTTGGTAGCCATCAGTATCATCGTTGGGATATATGCCATATTTGCAATAGGGCTGAACCTGGAATGGGGCTTCACCGGACTCATCAACTTCGGCCACGTGGGATTTTTGGCTATCGGTGCCTACACAACAGTACTGATGAACCAGAGCGGTGCGCCGCTATGGCTATCCATGGCATCAGGCGTAGTACTGGCAGGCTTTTTCGGCCTTCTGGTCGGTATCCCCACCCTCAGGCTCAGGGAGGATTATCTTGCTATAGTTACGATCGGTTTTTCAGAGATAGTCAGGTTGTTCCTGCTTAATGAAGAATGGCTCACCAGGGGACCCATGGGACTGTTCGGATTTGACAGGCCTTTTGAAGCAATGATACCCTTTGACTACAATTATTTCCTGTTCATCCTTGTATTCGGTTCACTGGCCGTTATTTACCTGCTTATAGAAAAACTGGTACACTCTCCCTGGGGCAGGGTGCTGAAATCCATTCGTGAGGATGAGGATGTGGCATCCGCTCTCGGTAAGGATGTGTTTCGTTACAAGATCCAGGCGTTGATGATCGGCTCGGCCATTGCAGGACTGGCCGGTGCCTTTTTAGCATTCAATATGCAATACATCAACCCCCGCAACTTTATCCCGATGGAAACATTTTATGCATGGATCATCGTGGTATTAGGGGGAAGTGCCAGGAATAAGGGGACCATCATTGGTGCTATTTTAGTCCAGTCCTTCTACACCGGGACCCGGTACCTTCAGGACTATGTGCCCCTGGCATCCCACCAGATGGCTGCCTTACGGGTCATGGTGATAGGATTATTATTGGTATTGTTGATGATGTATAAGCCACAAGGACTACTTGGCAAAAAAGAAGAACTGACGCTGGGGCAATAA
- a CDS encoding ABC transporter ATP-binding protein, which produces MVQEILKVRDVKKYFGGVMAVDGASFSVEEQTIRGLIGANGAGKTTLFNLITGYYKLDSGNIFFKDERVDQLPTFKKARIGMVRTFQLTKALSRMTVLENLLLGPKMQSGEHIHNIFLRPKIVADEEAVIVEKALATLEFFDLMHMKDDYAGALSGGQKRLLEMARALMTDPKMLLLDEPFAGVNPTLARKLVGRIKELKGQGMTFLIIEHDIPLITEVSDTLSFMNHGRIILEGPPEDVKHDPRVLDAYLGDGA; this is translated from the coding sequence ATGGTGCAGGAAATCCTGAAGGTCAGGGACGTGAAAAAGTATTTCGGGGGTGTCATGGCTGTTGACGGTGCATCTTTTAGTGTGGAAGAACAGACTATCAGGGGACTCATAGGTGCTAACGGCGCAGGCAAGACCACCTTGTTTAATCTCATAACCGGCTACTACAAACTTGACAGTGGTAATATTTTCTTTAAAGATGAAAGAGTAGACCAACTGCCCACGTTTAAAAAAGCCCGTATTGGCATGGTCAGGACGTTCCAGTTGACCAAGGCACTATCCAGGATGACTGTACTTGAGAATTTACTACTGGGACCCAAGATGCAAAGCGGTGAGCACATACACAACATATTTTTACGCCCGAAAATAGTGGCGGATGAAGAAGCAGTAATTGTGGAAAAAGCTCTCGCAACACTTGAATTTTTTGACTTGATGCATATGAAGGATGATTATGCCGGAGCTCTTTCTGGTGGGCAGAAGCGACTGCTTGAGATGGCCAGGGCACTGATGACCGACCCGAAGATGCTGCTGCTGGACGAGCCTTTTGCAGGTGTCAATCCCACCCTGGCAAGGAAACTTGTCGGGCGCATCAAGGAACTTAAGGGGCAAGGCATGACGTTTCTTATCATAGAACATGATATACCGCTCATAACCGAAGTAAGTGATACCCTTAGTTTCATGAACCATGGCAGGATAATCCTTGAAGGACCGCCCGAGGATGTCAAGCACGACCCCAGGGTACTGGATGCATATCTGGGGGATGGGGCATGA
- a CDS encoding ABC transporter ATP-binding protein, producing MSILQVEGVVSGYTDINILNGVSIHIEKGEIVSIIGPNGAGKSTLLKTIIGMLKPRSGSIFFDGQDIAGMTTHNIVARGMGFVPQEKNTFPSLTVMENLEMGAFLKREMGDVLEEVFDIFPVLRDKKHQRATTLSGGEIKMLAMGRAMMPEPQVLLLDEPTAGLSPKLREVVFEEIKDINGTGTTILMVEQNAKKALSISHRGYVLEMGENRFEGEGSTLLEDENVLKLYLGG from the coding sequence ATGAGCATACTTCAGGTAGAAGGCGTAGTGTCAGGCTACACAGACATTAACATCCTGAACGGAGTATCCATTCATATTGAAAAGGGTGAGATAGTCTCCATCATCGGGCCCAATGGTGCAGGCAAGTCCACATTGCTTAAAACCATTATCGGGATGCTAAAACCCAGGAGTGGTAGTATATTTTTTGACGGGCAGGACATTGCAGGTATGACCACACATAATATCGTGGCCAGAGGCATGGGATTTGTACCCCAGGAAAAGAATACATTCCCATCCCTGACAGTTATGGAAAACCTGGAGATGGGTGCTTTCCTTAAGCGAGAGATGGGTGATGTCTTAGAAGAGGTGTTTGACATCTTCCCGGTACTTCGGGATAAGAAGCACCAGAGGGCCACCACTTTAAGCGGTGGTGAGATCAAGATGCTGGCCATGGGTAGGGCAATGATGCCGGAGCCGCAAGTACTGCTGCTGGACGAGCCCACAGCAGGGCTGTCCCCAAAGTTAAGGGAAGTCGTGTTTGAGGAGATCAAGGATATTAACGGCACAGGGACCACCATCCTGATGGTGGAACAGAATGCTAAAAAGGCGCTGTCCATATCCCACAGGGGTTACGTGCTGGAGATGGGGGAGAACAGGTTTGAAGGCGAAGGCTCAACCCTGCTGGAAGATGAAAATGTCCTGAAACTTTATTTGGGTGGGTGA
- a CDS encoding ABC transporter substrate-binding protein, with the protein MLKSHAKGLIAIMFIVAIVTLSGCTDTTDTVEQEEVKIGTLLSITGDLAPYGGPMENAAKLAIEEVNANGGLLGTQVIMINEDSQTSEIAAVDAANKLVKINKVPAIIGAAGSSISLSFIDITTSNNVVQISSSNTAPDFTTYEDNDFYFRTCPSDALQGRAMALLAIEKNYTTASTLVLNNAYGVGFETVFVEEFENMGGEILDRVKYDPQATMFNSEVEKAAQGNPDVIILISYPETGSLILKAAYEKGIMDKTDWLLSEGLKDETFAEMVGKDVDGNYIIKGFKGTAPFPEGPAYEDFKEAYVNKYNKEPTTFTPQTYDAAAVIALAIEKAGSSDGTAIRDNLRTVANPPGEEVTDIGTGLKLIREGKDINYKGASGDITFDENGDISADTANYAQWYVGTDGNVVWGESIDLE; encoded by the coding sequence ATGTTAAAATCACATGCTAAAGGATTAATTGCAATAATGTTCATCGTTGCAATAGTTACATTATCAGGGTGTACTGATACTACTGATACTGTAGAACAAGAGGAGGTAAAGATCGGTACATTACTGTCGATCACAGGCGATCTTGCCCCATACGGCGGACCTATGGAAAATGCAGCTAAACTTGCCATCGAAGAAGTGAATGCGAACGGCGGCTTGCTGGGAACACAAGTAATAATGATCAATGAAGATTCCCAGACCTCGGAGATAGCAGCAGTGGATGCTGCCAATAAACTTGTCAAGATAAATAAAGTCCCTGCGATCATAGGGGCAGCAGGCAGCAGCATAAGCCTGTCATTTATTGACATAACTACAAGTAACAACGTGGTCCAGATATCATCTTCCAATACTGCGCCTGACTTTACCACGTATGAAGACAATGATTTCTACTTCAGAACCTGCCCATCAGATGCTCTTCAGGGTAGGGCGATGGCACTTCTGGCAATAGAAAAGAACTATACCACAGCCAGCACTCTTGTACTGAACAATGCGTATGGTGTAGGTTTTGAAACAGTATTTGTAGAGGAGTTTGAAAACATGGGTGGAGAAATACTGGACCGGGTAAAATACGACCCACAGGCCACCATGTTCAATTCCGAGGTCGAAAAGGCAGCACAAGGCAATCCAGATGTCATTATACTGATATCTTATCCTGAGACAGGCAGCCTGATCTTAAAGGCAGCATATGAAAAGGGCATTATGGATAAAACTGACTGGCTGCTCTCTGAAGGACTTAAGGATGAGACATTTGCAGAAATGGTTGGTAAAGACGTTGATGGGAACTATATAATAAAGGGGTTCAAAGGCACAGCACCATTTCCAGAAGGCCCGGCATATGAGGATTTTAAAGAAGCATATGTCAACAAATACAATAAAGAACCTACCACCTTCACACCCCAAACATATGATGCAGCAGCTGTCATTGCCTTGGCAATAGAGAAGGCAGGAAGTTCAGATGGCACTGCTATCCGGGACAATTTAAGGACCGTAGCAAATCCACCGGGGGAGGAAGTAACCGATATCGGTACTGGTCTGAAATTGATTCGGGAAGGAAAAGATATCAACTACAAGGGTGCATCGGGTGATATTACCTTTGATGAAAATGGGGACATATCGGCAGACACTGCCAATTATGCCCAGTGGTACGTTGGAACAGATGGTAATGTAGTATGGGGAGAGTCAATCGATCTTGAGTGA
- a CDS encoding DUF22 domain-containing protein — MAGNENVLLVPIQLVLGGMDHIERENVSAVPYNFTISTEGKWEMLISAGDVAVKKGDVIQIPIKKTVVYENTISLPCAFCHHALGTVLNVQSEGVALVESKRNISSIVFLPILDGMIEKGDLLGVINVFPIIVNR, encoded by the coding sequence ATGGCTGGTAATGAAAATGTCCTGCTGGTCCCTATACAACTGGTATTGGGTGGAATGGACCATATCGAGAGGGAAAATGTATCCGCAGTACCGTATAATTTTACTATTTCAACTGAAGGAAAATGGGAAATGCTTATTTCTGCTGGGGATGTGGCGGTTAAAAAGGGCGATGTTATACAAATCCCTATTAAGAAAACAGTTGTGTATGAAAACACAATATCATTACCGTGCGCTTTTTGCCACCATGCCCTGGGTACTGTACTTAATGTGCAATCTGAAGGTGTGGCACTGGTGGAAAGTAAAAGGAATATCTCAAGTATTGTTTTTCTCCCTATACTGGATGGGATGATCGAGAAGGGTGATCTGCTGGGTGTAATTAATGTATTCCCCATAATTGTCAATAGATGA
- the hisF gene encoding imidazole glycerol phosphate synthase subunit HisF, with protein sequence MDYRRIIPCLDVKDGRLVKGVNFIDLKDVGDPSENGAAYSEAGADELVFLDITATIENRKTMVDAVARTVDKISIPLTVGGGIGSIQDIQAMLDVGVSKVSINSAAVRTPGLVKEASSEFGSETLTIAIDTRQNPQLPSGFEVMVNGGNKPTGIDAVQWAKQVEESGTGAILPTSMDADGTLAGYDIPMTRAIADAVDLPIIASGGAGTLEHLYEAITDAHADAVLVASIAHFGTYTIQEMKEYLAGKGIPVRL encoded by the coding sequence ATGGATTATAGAAGAATCATCCCCTGTCTGGACGTAAAGGACGGCCGCCTTGTCAAAGGCGTAAATTTTATAGACTTAAAAGACGTGGGCGACCCGTCAGAGAACGGTGCAGCCTACAGTGAAGCGGGAGCCGACGAACTGGTTTTCCTGGACATCACAGCGACTATTGAGAACCGGAAAACCATGGTCGATGCCGTGGCAAGAACAGTAGATAAAATCTCCATACCGCTGACCGTAGGCGGTGGCATAGGAAGTATCCAGGACATACAGGCAATGCTGGACGTAGGTGTATCTAAAGTATCAATTAACTCGGCCGCAGTACGAACTCCAGGGCTTGTTAAAGAAGCGTCATCAGAGTTCGGCAGCGAAACATTGACCATTGCCATAGATACCAGGCAGAACCCACAACTGCCGTCAGGGTTTGAGGTTATGGTTAACGGAGGCAACAAACCTACTGGCATCGATGCTGTCCAGTGGGCAAAACAGGTGGAAGAATCAGGCACTGGTGCCATCCTCCCCACCAGCATGGATGCTGACGGTACCCTGGCTGGATATGATATCCCTATGACCAGGGCCATTGCCGATGCGGTTGACCTCCCGATTATAGCATCCGGCGGTGCCGGCACGCTCGAACATCTTTATGAAGCCATAACTGATGCTCATGCAGATGCCGTACTGGTTGCGTCCATTGCACACTTTGGCACATATACTATTCAAGAGATGAAGGAGTACCTGGCAGGAAAAGGCATCCCTGTAAGATTGTAG
- a CDS encoding phosphoribosylformylglycinamidine cyclo-ligase produces MTKKMTYASSGVDIHLEERAIKALASEITYKRIGLGAPLTDIGHYAGLIAFGEYALALATDGVGSKVLIANEMKRWNTVGIDCMAMNVNDLLAIGAEPLSFVDYLAIAKPDEEQMAQIGEGLQRGAELSRLTIVGGETATLPEIINGFDLAGTCLGAVRKEQVITGEHVKEGDVLVGVPSSGIHSNGYTLVRKIIERSTFNYHDPFPLNPETTIGDELLIPTRIYIEILDVIKECEVHGLAHITGSGLLKLRRISDLGFDIHSPLKPQPIFRFLQEQGEVDELEMYKTFNMGMGFLIVLPEQDAQRAAEITGGRIVGEIISSGIRVRELEIV; encoded by the coding sequence ATGACTAAAAAGATGACCTATGCCAGTTCAGGCGTGGACATACATCTGGAGGAAAGGGCCATCAAGGCGCTTGCCTCCGAAATAACATATAAACGTATAGGGTTAGGTGCACCGCTGACAGACATCGGCCACTATGCCGGTCTTATCGCGTTCGGTGAATATGCCCTTGCCCTGGCCACTGACGGTGTAGGTTCCAAGGTCCTCATTGCAAACGAGATGAAGCGCTGGAACACGGTGGGCATAGACTGTATGGCCATGAATGTGAACGACCTGCTGGCCATAGGCGCAGAACCCCTTTCTTTTGTGGACTATCTGGCAATCGCAAAGCCGGATGAGGAACAGATGGCGCAGATAGGGGAAGGGCTCCAGCGTGGAGCAGAACTTAGCAGGCTGACAATTGTGGGTGGTGAGACTGCAACTTTGCCAGAGATCATCAATGGGTTCGACCTGGCCGGTACCTGCCTGGGGGCGGTCAGGAAGGAGCAGGTCATTACTGGTGAGCATGTTAAAGAGGGCGATGTTCTGGTAGGAGTACCAAGTTCAGGAATCCACAGCAATGGCTATACCCTAGTGCGCAAGATCATTGAGCGATCCACCTTTAATTACCATGACCCGTTCCCTCTTAATCCAGAAACCACGATCGGCGATGAACTGCTCATCCCTACGCGCATCTATATTGAGATACTTGATGTGATAAAGGAATGCGAGGTTCACGGTCTGGCCCATATCACAGGCAGTGGCCTGTTAAAACTTCGAAGGATTAGCGACCTTGGATTTGATATTCATTCACCTCTAAAGCCCCAGCCAATTTTCAGGTTCCTGCAGGAACAGGGAGAAGTTGACGAACTTGAGATGTATAAGACCTTCAACATGGGTATGGGATTCTTAATTGTGCTGCCAGAACAGGATGCTCAGCGGGCGGCTGAGATCACAGGCGGCAGGATCGTGGGTGAGATCATTAGTTCAGGAATACGAGTTCGGGAATTGGAGATTGTTTAA
- a CDS encoding DUF1015 domain-containing protein, whose amino-acid sequence MVTIKPFKTTLINPQLSQRDRLVCPVYDTIDETEYGRYGGEENNVINITTRRAGVDSEEFIANAKRCLKRFFDEQILVERDEPALYIYGIKYTLSENILSQIPEIARRNIYFAFGLVGLVKVEELGRGSIVGHERIFEKHTIERYNLMKACGMNFSPIVSEYNMPGHEINNILEDYLGFKRPDLVLREERPPLVDLELKGTRHLLWEITETEIIGKIQQLMKDEKVLILDGHHRYNAANELRMKDGVDHTMMMFMEGGDRALLLLPWHRVVRHVDVGKLGLQVKRYFETIREGDLDDGFHNALQDSDGKYDVRIGLYDGETFSVLKANKEDVKRLSVELGENVGLDYIALNEWIIGPCVDNCNTDDVVFVDSMDEAVNKVDTQGFDMAFLIRPLAIEDVEYKAHVEMKNFPQKSTLFLPKVAEGIMMRRF is encoded by the coding sequence ATGGTTACAATAAAACCTTTCAAAACCACTTTAATAAATCCACAACTGTCACAGCGAGACCGGCTGGTATGCCCGGTCTATGATACCATTGATGAGACCGAATATGGCAGGTATGGCGGTGAAGAGAATAATGTTATAAATATTACCACACGCAGGGCCGGTGTTGACAGTGAAGAGTTCATCGCAAATGCAAAAAGATGCCTTAAGCGTTTCTTTGATGAACAGATACTTGTAGAACGGGATGAACCTGCACTATATATTTACGGCATCAAGTACACCCTCTCCGAAAATATTCTGAGCCAGATACCAGAAATAGCCAGGAGGAATATCTATTTTGCTTTTGGGTTGGTTGGCCTTGTAAAGGTGGAGGAGCTGGGAAGGGGCAGTATTGTGGGGCATGAGAGGATTTTTGAGAAACATACAATTGAACGCTATAACCTGATGAAGGCGTGCGGCATGAACTTCTCACCTATTGTATCTGAATACAACATGCCCGGGCATGAGATTAATAATATTCTCGAAGACTACCTTGGCTTTAAGCGACCCGACCTGGTCTTGAGGGAAGAACGCCCGCCTCTGGTGGACCTGGAACTGAAGGGCACCAGGCACCTGCTGTGGGAGATCACTGAAACTGAAATAATCGGGAAGATACAGCAGCTAATGAAAGATGAGAAGGTCTTGATACTGGACGGGCATCACCGGTATAATGCAGCCAATGAACTTCGCATGAAGGATGGTGTGGACCATACTATGATGATGTTCATGGAAGGCGGGGACCGTGCCCTCTTGCTGCTGCCCTGGCACAGGGTGGTAAGGCATGTGGATGTGGGTAAGCTTGGGTTGCAGGTGAAGCGGTACTTTGAGACAATACGGGAAGGGGACCTGGATGATGGATTCCACAATGCATTACAGGATAGTGATGGTAAATATGATGTAAGGATAGGGTTGTATGATGGTGAGACGTTTTCTGTGCTGAAGGCAAATAAAGAGGATGTTAAGCGGCTTTCAGTGGAATTGGGGGAGAACGTGGGGCTGGACTATATCGCATTGAATGAATGGATCATCGGGCCCTGTGTGGATAATTGCAATACAGATGATGTGGTCTTTGTGGATAGTATGGATGAAGCTGTTAACAAGGTTGATACCCAGGGATTTGATATGGCTTTCCTGATAAGGCCCCTTGCTATTGAAGATGTGGAGTACAAGGCTCATGTGGAGATGAAGAATTTTCCCCAGAAGTCTACATTGTTCCTGCCCAAGGTTGCTGAGGGGATAATGATGCGGCGGTTTTAG
- a CDS encoding acylphosphatase: MKKAILHISGDVQQSGFRAKIVDIAKALDIKGYVANLPDRRVKIIAEGDETDLERFIKAVNIKNTLINVTDLEKEYFTHTGEYESFYKLVDDGETDERLDTAADLLKELIHVSKNGFYDLGSKIDGLGILVVK; this comes from the coding sequence ATGAAAAAAGCAATTCTCCATATCTCAGGTGATGTCCAGCAATCCGGATTCCGGGCAAAAATCGTAGACATAGCCAAAGCATTAGATATAAAAGGGTATGTGGCAAATCTCCCGGACAGACGAGTAAAAATTATAGCTGAAGGAGATGAGACAGATTTAGAGAGATTCATAAAGGCAGTAAACATTAAAAATACTCTCATAAACGTCACTGATCTTGAAAAAGAATATTTCACCCATACAGGGGAATATGAAAGCTTCTACAAGCTTGTGGATGATGGGGAAACTGATGAAAGACTGGACACTGCGGCGGATTTGCTAAAAGAGCTCATTCATGTGTCAAAGAACGGTTTTTATGATCTTGGTAGCAAAATAGATGGTCTCGGGATCTTGGTGGTAAAATAG